From a region of the Arachis ipaensis cultivar K30076 chromosome B09, Araip1.1, whole genome shotgun sequence genome:
- the LOC107616615 gene encoding LOW QUALITY PROTEIN: pentatricopeptide repeat-containing protein At1g52620-like (The sequence of the model RefSeq protein was modified relative to this genomic sequence to represent the inferred CDS: inserted 2 bases in 1 codon): MSKAILARITPRNRPKATTFTPTRFSPCIHNLVIDAVRILATHAQWQDSLESRFAESEVLVSDVAHFVLDRIHDPELGLKFFDWANSRPFSCSLDGFAYSSLLKLLARFRVFSEIELVLDSMKVGNLKPTHEALNSLIRAYGDSGMVDAALRLFYTVREMHGCFPSVVASNSLLNCLVKRGNVEVARKLYDEMLVTDGGTGKVVDNYSTGIVVKGLCGFGKVEEGRRLIVDRWGKGCVPHVVFYNMIIDGYCKKGDLQGATRVFKELKLKGFLPTLETYGAIINSLCKEGDFVTIDQLMKEMAERGLSVNIQVYNNIIDAQYKHGLVXQDELLERAIERGLMPNKFSYTPLMHAYCRKGDYVKASNMLFKIAETGEKPDVVSYGAFIHGAVAAGEIDVALMVRVKMMERGVIADAQIYNVLMSGLCKKGNFPAAKLLLSEMLDRNVQPDAYVYATLVDGLIRNGELDEARKLFEVIIAKGIDPGIVGYNAMIKGFCKFGKMADALSCLKRMKNARHAPDEYTYSTFIDGYVKQHDLQSALKMFGQMVKQNLKPNVVTYTSLVNGFCNIADLGRAEKAFAGMQSFNLQPNVVTYTILIGGFCKTAKLEKAATFFELMLTNSCLPNDTTFHYLINGLTNNTNSLVLVEKNESDKDCRTLLLDFFAVMISDGWSPVIAAYDSIIICLCKHGMFDTAQLLQTKMQSKGFLMDPVCFSALLHGLCQKGKTKEWRNTITCDISKIDLQTAVKYSLILDKYLGQGTHSEASVILQTLIDDSRASEHPAEHDLKVIVR; encoded by the exons ATGTCAAAGGCCATCCTCGCTCGAATCACACCACGTAACCGCCCCAAAGCCACCACCTTTACGCCGACCCGCTTCAGTCCCTGCATCCACAACCTCGTTATTGACGCTGTTCGAATACTGGCAACCCACGCCCAATGGCAGGACTCCCTCGAGTCTCGCTTTGCAGAATCCGAGGTTCTAGTTTCGGACGTTGCCCATTTCGTTCTAGACCGAATACACGACCCCGAACTGGGTTTGAAGTTCTTCGACTGGGCTAACTCGAGACCCTTTTCTTGTTCCCTCGATGGCTTTGCTTATTCCTCTCTTCTTAAGCTCCTGGCAAGATTCAGAGTGTTCTCCGAGATCGAGCTGGTTCTGGACAGCATGAAAGTTGGGAACTTGAAGCCTACCCATGAAGCTTTGAACTCTCTGATTCGAGCCTACGGAGATTCTGGGATGGTTGATGCTGCCCTACGGTTATTCTATACAGTGCGGGAAATGCATGGTTGTTTTCCCAGTGTTGTCGCTTCTAATTCGTTGCTGAATTGTTTGGTCAAAAGGGGGAACGTTGAGGTTGCAAGGAAGCTGTATGATGAAATGCTTGTGACAGATGGTGGCACTGGTAAGGTTGTGGATAACTATAGCACCGGGATAGTGGTTAAGGGTCTATGCGGCTTTGGGAAGGTTGAGGAAGGTAGAAGGTTGATTGTAGATAGATGGGGGAAGGGTTGTGTGCCCCATGTTGTGTTCTACAATATGATTATTGATGGGTATTGCAAGAAGGGTGATCTCCAAGGTGCAACTAGAGTTTTCAAGGAACTGAAATTGAAAGGATTTTTGCCAACGTTAGAAACTTATGGTGCTATAATTAACAGTTTATGCAAGGAAGGGGATTTCGTGACAATTGATCAACTTATGAAAGAAATGGCTGAGAGGGGATTGAGTGTGAATATTCAAGTgtataataatattattgatgCTCAATACAAGCACGGTCTGGT GCAAGATGAACTTTTAGAGAGGGCAATAGAAAGGGGATTAATGCCTAACAAGTTTAGTTATACGCCTCTTATGCATGCTTATTGCAGAAAAGGGGATTATGTTAAGGCATCAAATATGCTTTTTAAGATTGCCGAAACAGGAGAAAAACCAGATGTGGTTTCGTATGGAGCTTTTATCCATGGAGCCGTTGCTGCTGGGGAAATTGATGTTGCACTAATGGTACGGGTTAAGATGATGGAAAGGGGAGTAATTGCTGATGCCCAAATTTACAATGTCCTGATGAGTGGCCTCTGCAAGAAAGGGAATTTTCCGGCTGCCAAATTGCTACTTTCAGAAATGCTTGACCGAAATGTTCAACCAGATGCATATGTTTATGCCACCTTGGTAGATGGATTAATTAGGAATGGTGAACTTGATGAGGCAAGAAAGCTTTTTGAAGTCATAATTGCAAAGGGTATAGACCCTGGTATTGTTGGGTACAATGCCATGATTAAAGGTTTTTGTAAATTCGGAAAGATGGCAGATGCTCTGTCATGCTTGAAAAGGATGAAAAATGCACGTCATGCTCCAGATGAATACACTTATTCCACGTTTATAGATGGGTATGTGAAGCAGCATGACTTGCAAAGTGCACTCAAGATGTTTGGGCAGATGGTGAAACAGAACCTCAAGCCAAATGTGGTCACCTACACGTCCTTGGTCAATGGATTCTGCAATATAGCAGATTTGGGCAGAGCTGAAAAAGCTTTTGCAGGGATGCAATCTTTCAATTTGCAGCCTAATGTTGTCACATACACTATACTTATAGGGGGATTCTGCAAGACCGCTAAACTTGAAAAGGCAGCAACATTTTTTGAACTTATGCTGACAAATAGTTGTCTCCCAAATGACACTACGTTCCATTATCTGATAAATGGTTTGACAAATAATACAAACTCACTGGTTCTTGTTGAGAAAAATGAGTCTGACAAAGATTGCAGAACCTTGTTATTGGATTTCTTTGCAGTGATGATATCGGATGGATGGAGCCCTGTGATTGCTGCTTATGATTccattattatttgtctttgtaAGCATGGAATGTTTGACACTGCTCAGTTGTTGCAAACAAAGATGCAGAGTAAGGGGTTTCTTATGGATCCTGTATGTTTCAGCGCTCTGCTACATGGGTTATGCCAGAAAGGTAAAACAAAAGAGTGGAGAAATACTATAACTTGCGACATAAGTAAGATTGACCTACAAACTGCTGTTAAGTATTCCCTGATATTAGACAAATACTTGGGTCAAGGTACGCATTCAGAGGCTTCAGTTATTTTGCAGACCTTGATTGATGACTCCAGGGCTTCTGAGCATCCTGCAGAACATGATCTAAAGGTTATAGTAAGATAG